The following coding sequences lie in one Corynebacterium anserum genomic window:
- the glyA gene encoding serine hydroxymethyltransferase, translated as MSEPRQHNLPLAELDPEVAEAIAGELGRQRNTLEMIASENFVPRAVLQAQGSVLTNKYAEGYPGRRYYGGCEFVDVVEDLARNRAKQVFGAEFVNVQPHAGAQANAAVLMALANPGDKIMGLSLAHGGHLTHGMHLNFSGKLYEVVAYEVDPDTMRLDMDKIREQALAEKPQVLIAGWSAYPRHQDFEAFRSIADEVGAKLWVDMAHFAGLVAAGVHPSPVPHADVVSTTVHKTLGGPRSGMILAKQEWAKKLNSAVFPGQQGGPLMHAVAAKAVAMKVAASDEFKARQQLTLDGAQILAERLSAEDTKAAGVQVLTGGTDVHLVLVDLRNSQLDGQQAEDLLHEVGITVNRNAVPFDPRPPMVTSGLRIGTPALASRGLDTAAFTEVADVIATALTGKADVADLRARVEKVAADFPLYEGLEDWKLV; from the coding sequence ATGTCCGAACCGCGCCAGCATAATCTGCCTCTTGCAGAGCTCGATCCGGAGGTGGCAGAGGCCATCGCGGGTGAGCTGGGTCGCCAGCGCAACACCTTGGAGATGATTGCTTCTGAGAACTTTGTGCCCCGCGCAGTACTGCAGGCACAGGGCTCTGTTCTCACCAATAAATACGCTGAGGGTTATCCAGGCCGTCGTTACTATGGCGGTTGCGAGTTTGTCGATGTTGTTGAGGATTTGGCGCGCAACCGCGCGAAGCAGGTGTTTGGCGCGGAATTTGTAAACGTGCAGCCCCACGCAGGGGCACAAGCCAATGCCGCGGTGCTGATGGCCTTGGCCAATCCAGGTGACAAGATTATGGGTCTGTCTCTAGCTCACGGCGGGCACCTTACGCACGGCATGCACCTGAATTTTTCGGGAAAGCTCTACGAGGTTGTTGCGTACGAGGTTGATCCAGATACGATGCGTCTGGATATGGACAAGATCCGTGAGCAGGCTCTAGCAGAAAAACCACAGGTTTTGATCGCTGGGTGGTCTGCGTATCCTCGTCACCAGGATTTTGAGGCGTTCCGTTCCATCGCGGATGAGGTAGGCGCCAAGCTCTGGGTGGACATGGCACATTTCGCTGGTTTGGTTGCCGCTGGTGTGCATCCCTCTCCGGTACCGCATGCCGATGTGGTCTCTACCACGGTGCATAAGACGTTGGGCGGTCCGCGCTCTGGAATGATTTTGGCAAAGCAGGAGTGGGCTAAGAAGCTGAATTCTGCTGTCTTCCCGGGGCAGCAGGGCGGTCCGCTGATGCATGCTGTGGCTGCGAAGGCTGTTGCCATGAAGGTCGCCGCCTCTGATGAGTTCAAGGCTCGCCAGCAGCTGACGTTAGATGGGGCACAGATTCTGGCTGAGCGGCTTTCTGCTGAGGACACCAAGGCTGCCGGTGTTCAGGTTCTTACTGGCGGTACCGACGTTCACCTGGTGTTGGTGGATCTACGTAATTCCCAGCTTGATGGCCAGCAGGCCGAGGATCTTCTGCATGAGGTGGGAATAACGGTCAACCGTAACGCTGTGCCGTTTGACCCTCGTCCACCAATGGTCACTTCTGGTTTGCGTATCGGTACTCCAGCATTGGCTTCTCGCGGCCTGGACACTGCGGCTTTTACCGAGGTAGCTGATGTTATTGCTACCGCTCTTACCGGTAAGGCTGATGTTGCTGATCTGCGCGCTCGCGTGGAGAAGGTCGCCGCGGACTTCCCGCTGTATGAGGGCCTTGAGGATTGGAAGTTGGTGTAG
- a CDS encoding acyl-CoA dehydrogenase family protein, with amino-acid sequence MKNYLPRDIFEEEHNMFREAVRDFVEAEIRPNVERWHDQGYCDRELFQKAGAQGLLGMMAPEEYGGGGMTNDYRFNAVLSEELAKADSGSVIVGIQTINDLVIPYLDRFGNDEQKKRFLAPLCAGEKIAALAMTEPGAGADLAGIRSFARKDDNGDYILNGAKTFISNGIQADFTLVVAVTNPEAGRAGVSMLIVEDGMDGYTKTGPLKKVGLKSQDTAELSFEDVRVPKENLLGEEGAAFGYLRTNLAQERLSIAVGSIATSRRALDLVIKHSEDRKTFGHRLIDHQAYRWELAKMATEIQAAQSFVDAAIMEKVRGTLDEVTGAMTKYHTTELQIKVVNQALQLHGGYGFMMEYPIATHYLDSRVQPIYGGPNEIMIEIISRKLAKGDK; translated from the coding sequence ATGAAGAACTACCTGCCACGCGATATTTTCGAAGAAGAACACAACATGTTCCGCGAGGCCGTTCGCGACTTCGTCGAGGCTGAAATCCGCCCAAATGTTGAGCGCTGGCATGACCAAGGTTACTGCGACCGCGAACTTTTTCAGAAGGCCGGCGCCCAGGGCCTGCTGGGCATGATGGCACCTGAAGAATACGGCGGCGGCGGTATGACCAACGACTACCGCTTCAATGCAGTCTTGTCCGAGGAATTGGCCAAGGCTGACTCCGGTTCCGTCATCGTGGGTATCCAGACCATTAACGACCTGGTCATCCCTTACCTGGATCGCTTCGGCAACGATGAGCAGAAGAAACGTTTCCTCGCACCTCTGTGCGCCGGTGAAAAAATCGCCGCTCTTGCGATGACCGAGCCTGGTGCAGGCGCCGACCTCGCTGGCATCCGTTCCTTCGCCCGCAAGGACGACAACGGCGACTACATCCTGAACGGTGCTAAAACTTTCATCTCTAACGGTATCCAGGCCGACTTCACCCTCGTCGTTGCGGTCACCAACCCAGAGGCTGGTCGCGCCGGCGTCTCAATGCTGATCGTCGAAGACGGCATGGACGGATACACCAAGACCGGTCCGCTGAAGAAGGTAGGTCTGAAGTCTCAAGACACCGCAGAGCTGTCTTTCGAGGACGTCCGCGTTCCAAAGGAAAACCTGCTGGGTGAAGAAGGCGCCGCATTCGGCTACCTGCGCACCAACCTGGCTCAGGAGCGTCTGTCCATCGCAGTTGGTTCCATCGCCACCTCCCGCCGCGCTCTGGATCTGGTAATTAAGCACTCTGAGGATCGTAAGACTTTCGGTCACCGCTTGATTGATCACCAGGCATACCGTTGGGAGCTCGCCAAGATGGCGACCGAAATCCAGGCAGCGCAGTCCTTCGTCGACGCCGCCATCATGGAGAAGGTTCGTGGCACCCTGGACGAAGTCACCGGTGCAATGACCAAGTACCACACCACCGAACTGCAGATTAAGGTCGTTAACCAGGCTCTGCAGCTGCATGGTGGCTACGGGTTCATGATGGAATACCCAATCGCTACCCACTACTTGGATTCTCGCGTCCAGCCAATCTACGGCGGTCCAAATGAGATCATGATTGAAATCATCTCCCGCAAGCTGGCAAAGGGCGACAAGTAA
- a CDS encoding isochorismatase family protein — protein MSRRALIVVDVQNDFVDGSLGTARGAEVAAAISSYFDTDATKYDHIVGTLDWHIDPSGHFVAEGEEPDYSETWPVHCVAGSDGAKPFKALHTEPIEAWFRKGEYSAAYSGFEGYLVPAASALGALMGGVPGEALADSGQGRGLTLRKRTQSLEEWLKDREITHVDVVGIATDFCVKATALDAQRAGFHTTVIEKLCAPVSEEGASEACEELRAAGVLIS, from the coding sequence ATGTCTCGCCGCGCGTTGATTGTTGTTGATGTCCAGAATGATTTCGTGGACGGCTCTTTGGGAACGGCACGCGGTGCCGAAGTTGCCGCCGCTATCTCCTCTTATTTTGATACCGACGCCACCAAGTACGATCACATCGTGGGAACCCTGGATTGGCATATTGATCCCTCCGGCCATTTTGTTGCGGAAGGTGAGGAGCCAGATTATTCAGAGACGTGGCCGGTTCACTGCGTGGCGGGATCAGATGGCGCCAAGCCCTTCAAGGCTTTGCATACTGAGCCAATTGAGGCGTGGTTCCGTAAGGGCGAATACTCGGCGGCCTATTCGGGTTTTGAGGGGTACCTGGTTCCTGCTGCGAGTGCTCTAGGAGCGCTGATGGGTGGCGTTCCTGGTGAAGCTCTTGCCGATTCTGGCCAAGGACGTGGCTTGACGTTGCGTAAAAGAACTCAGAGCTTAGAGGAATGGCTGAAGGATCGTGAGATTACTCATGTGGATGTTGTGGGCATTGCCACTGACTTTTGCGTGAAAGCTACCGCTTTAGATGCTCAGAGGGCTGGCTTTCACACCACCGTAATTGAGAAATTGTGTGCACCGGTTTCTGAAGAAGGTGCTTCTGAAGCATGCGAGGAACTTCGCGCTGCTGGAGTGCTTATTAGCTAA